In Campylobacter suis, the following proteins share a genomic window:
- the rmuC gene encoding DNA recombination protein RmuC, producing the protein MNELYIFYIITIVLCLLCIVFIVIILNKSKHISSLIKSLNEFENLSIEQKVKLENNIEKLNENRAQNEILNQKIERQNIENAALETEISELKTKISELKTTINERTKSQEEQERAFELTKKSLGAEFENLANKIFKERSESFSKENKQSIEMMLNPLKDQILNFQKRSNEIHDKSQESNLNLQNELKRVLEVGLSMSKEATNLTNALKGNNKVTGNWGEAQLEASLQAAGLVKDEHYFSQQSFKGESGERLIPDIVVKMPDNKHIIIDSKVSLLAYETAVSANDDSVLMASLAEHAKSLKTHIDELSKKDYSSINAIKSPDFVMMFIPIEPAYIEALKYDRSLFGYGYERKVVLVSHTTLMPILRTVANLWRIEQGNTEALAIAQSAGEIYNKICAVAENLNKLGTTLNTATKQYNQTVISLAGKQGLYGKVGRFKQLSQKATQNMPEVLELELDIENARLENLKQE; encoded by the coding sequence ATGAACGAACTTTATATTTTTTACATTATAACGATAGTTTTATGTCTGCTTTGCATAGTTTTTATAGTTATCATACTCAATAAATCAAAGCATATATCAAGCCTTATAAAAAGTTTAAATGAATTTGAAAACTTAAGTATCGAACAAAAAGTAAAACTTGAAAATAACATCGAAAAACTTAATGAAAATAGGGCGCAAAATGAAATTTTAAACCAGAAAATCGAGCGACAAAATATCGAAAATGCAGCTCTTGAAACAGAAATTTCTGAGTTAAAAACTAAAATTTCTGAATTAAAAACGACAATAAATGAGCGAACAAAAAGTCAAGAAGAGCAAGAAAGGGCATTTGAGCTAACGAAAAAAAGCCTTGGAGCAGAGTTTGAAAACTTGGCAAATAAAATTTTTAAAGAGCGCAGCGAAAGTTTTAGTAAAGAGAACAAGCAGTCTATTGAAATGATGTTAAATCCGCTAAAAGATCAAATTTTAAATTTTCAAAAACGAAGCAATGAGATACATGATAAAAGCCAAGAGAGCAATCTAAATTTACAAAACGAACTAAAAAGGGTTCTTGAAGTTGGTTTGAGCATGTCAAAAGAGGCGACAAACCTTACAAATGCCCTAAAAGGAAACAATAAAGTTACCGGAAACTGGGGTGAGGCTCAACTTGAAGCAAGCTTGCAGGCGGCGGGCTTAGTAAAAGACGAACACTATTTTTCACAGCAAAGCTTTAAGGGCGAGAGCGGGGAGCGCTTGATACCAGATATTGTTGTTAAAATGCCAGATAATAAACATATCATCATAGATAGCAAAGTCTCGCTTCTTGCTTACGAAACAGCCGTAAGCGCAAACGATGATAGTGTTTTAATGGCAAGCTTAGCTGAGCATGCAAAATCACTAAAAACACACATTGATGAGCTTAGCAAGAAAGATTATAGCTCTATAAATGCGATTAAAAGTCCAGATTTTGTCATGATGTTTATACCGATAGAACCTGCCTATATCGAGGCTTTAAAGTACGATAGATCGCTTTTTGGCTATGGATATGAAAGAAAAGTTGTGCTAGTTTCACACACAACACTAATGCCAATCCTTAGAACCGTAGCAAATCTTTGGCGAATAGAACAAGGAAATACCGAAGCCCTTGCGATAGCTCAAAGTGCTGGCGAAATTTATAATAAAATTTGCGCTGTAGCAGAAAATTTAAACAAACTTGGCACTACACTAAATACTGCAACAAAACAATACAATCAAACAGTAATATCTTTAGCTGGAAAGCAAGGGCTTTATGGCAAAGTAGGGCGATTTAAACAGCTTTCGCAAAAGGCAACACAAAATATGCCAGAAGTTTTAGAGCTAGAACTTGATATAGAAAATGCAAGGCTTGAAAATTTAAAGCAAGAATAA
- a CDS encoding NAD(P)-binding domain-containing protein translates to MSNVYDLVVVGGGPCGIACVVEAKGAGFERVVLLEKGDNHMQTIRKFYKDNKRVDKEYKGQESTIHGIVAFEDGTKESTLDFFDKLLDDGKIDVFFNSEVEMIKKNSDEIFVVTTAKGDLLSKNVVIAIGKMGRPNKPDYKIPPSLNEVVNFNLNNCSSKEKILVVGGGNSAVEYAIELCAYNKTTIAYRKDNFSRANETNKEALWALEKKDKIKVRLNHDITQIENESGKVRVHFDNGKIRVYDRVVYAIGGSSPVDFLQKCGIKTDEKGNPEVDQNFESNIKGLYIGGDLVLKNGGSIVVALNHAHSVIKDILSKRG, encoded by the coding sequence ATGTCAAATGTTTATGACTTAGTCGTCGTAGGCGGTGGACCTTGCGGTATAGCCTGCGTCGTTGAAGCAAAAGGCGCTGGATTTGAGCGTGTTGTGCTACTTGAAAAGGGTGACAACCACATGCAAACCATTAGAAAATTTTATAAAGATAATAAGCGTGTAGATAAAGAGTATAAAGGTCAAGAAAGCACTATACATGGTATCGTAGCCTTTGAAGATGGCACGAAAGAAAGTACGCTTGATTTTTTCGATAAACTTCTTGATGACGGAAAGATAGATGTATTTTTTAACTCAGAAGTTGAGATGATAAAGAAAAATTCAGATGAAATTTTTGTAGTTACAACAGCCAAAGGTGACTTGCTATCTAAAAATGTAGTCATTGCTATAGGTAAAATGGGAAGACCAAATAAGCCAGACTATAAAATCCCGCCATCTCTAAACGAAGTGGTAAATTTTAACCTAAACAACTGCTCTAGCAAAGAGAAAATTTTAGTCGTTGGTGGCGGAAACTCAGCAGTAGAGTACGCGATTGAGCTATGTGCATACAACAAAACAACCATCGCATACCGAAAAGATAACTTTTCCCGCGCAAATGAAACCAACAAAGAAGCACTGTGGGCACTTGAAAAAAAGGACAAGATAAAAGTTCGACTAAATCACGACATAACCCAGATAGAAAATGAGTCCGGCAAGGTTAGAGTGCATTTTGATAATGGTAAAATTCGCGTATATGATAGGGTGGTTTATGCCATAGGTGGCTCAAGTCCGGTTGATTTTTTACAAAAATGTGGCATCAAAACCGATGAAAAAGGCAACCCAGAGGTAGATCAAAATTTTGAAAGTAACATAAAAGGACTTTATATAGGTGGTGACTTGGTGCTTAAAAATGGTGGCTCTATCGTCGTTGCACTAAATCATGCACATAGTGTCATAAAAGATATATTATCAAAACGAGGCTAA
- the cydB gene encoding cytochrome d ubiquinol oxidase subunit II codes for MLSLEILQVYWWFIVSLLGGLLVFMMFVQGGQTLMFSLGKSEIQRDMIINSIGRKWELTFTTLVMFGGACFAAFPLFYATSFGGAYWVWMAILFCFILQAVSYEYRKKPDNFLGQKTYEIFLFINGSVGVVLIGMAVSTFFSGSNFVLNEQNFVEWKSALRGLEALFNPVLYLLGIAMFFLARIGGALYLINNIEDTELRANARKAVLKNTIAFLPFFLGFLVWILTKDGFSYDQDSGVVSMVAYKYALNFIQMPVIIIAVLVGVFLVLFGVFKGAFSSSIYGIIPFGVGVVLVVTSLFLITGLNCTAFYPSYADLQSSLTIKTASSSHYTLNVMMYVSFLVPVVLGYIFVVWRAIDSKKITQDEIKNDHHAY; via the coding sequence ATGCTTAGTTTGGAAATTTTACAAGTTTATTGGTGGTTTATAGTTAGTTTGCTTGGAGGGCTTTTGGTTTTCATGATGTTTGTTCAAGGCGGACAAACACTTATGTTTTCGCTTGGAAAGAGTGAAATTCAAAGAGATATGATCATAAACTCAATAGGCAGAAAGTGGGAGCTTACATTTACAACTCTTGTTATGTTTGGTGGGGCTTGTTTTGCGGCTTTCCCACTCTTTTATGCAACAAGCTTTGGTGGTGCATACTGGGTTTGGATGGCGATACTTTTTTGTTTTATATTGCAAGCTGTAAGCTATGAATACAGAAAGAAGCCAGATAATTTTTTAGGACAAAAAACATATGAAATTTTTCTATTTATAAACGGCTCTGTTGGAGTTGTTCTTATAGGAATGGCTGTAAGTACATTTTTTTCTGGAAGCAACTTTGTGTTAAATGAGCAAAATTTTGTCGAATGGAAGAGTGCTTTGCGTGGTCTTGAAGCTTTATTTAACCCAGTTCTTTATCTGCTAGGCATAGCTATGTTTTTTCTTGCTCGCATTGGTGGAGCACTATATCTTATAAACAATATCGAAGATACAGAGCTTAGAGCAAATGCAAGAAAAGCTGTTTTGAAAAATACCATTGCATTTTTGCCATTTTTCTTAGGTTTTTTAGTTTGGATACTTACAAAAGATGGTTTTTCGTATGATCAAGATAGTGGTGTTGTAAGTATGGTAGCTTACAAATATGCTTTAAATTTTATCCAAATGCCAGTTATCATCATAGCTGTTTTGGTTGGTGTTTTTCTTGTGCTTTTTGGAGTTTTTAAAGGTGCATTTAGTAGTAGCATTTATGGTATTATACCTTTTGGTGTAGGTGTTGTCCTTGTTGTAACTTCACTGTTTTTAATCACAGGCTTAAACTGTACGGCATTTTATCCATCTTATGCTGACTTGCAAAGCTCCTTAACTATAAAAACAGCAAGCTCTAGCCACTATACATTAAATGTTATGATGTATGTTAGCTTTCTTGTTCCTGTTGTTTTAGGATATATATTTGTTGTTTGGCGCGCCATAGATAGTAAGAAAATCACACAAGATGAGATCAAAAACGATCATCACGCATATTAA
- the rarD gene encoding EamA family transporter RarD produces the protein MPKDEQTKGFLYAFLAFLGWGVLFPIYFSLYDGVGSYEVLIHRIIWSVFFMAIYLGFSGGFAQVLCLLKQKRTRNALFLSGILVSFNWWIYVYAVGSGQILEASLGYFINPLMNMLLGAIVLKERLNTACKFGISIVFCAVAFQIYLLGSLPVIAIFLPLSFALYALVRKQIRVQAMHGLFIETLLVLPFSLIYFVYIFMSKESHFGVNFNGFLMVFSGILTIFPLVAFNAAATRISLTSLGFMQYLSPALAALVAVFVFNEDMSTGRAVSFALIWVAIGVVSFDVILKTRRKNG, from the coding sequence ATGCCAAAAGATGAACAAACAAAAGGTTTTTTATATGCATTTTTAGCCTTTCTTGGCTGGGGCGTTTTGTTTCCGATATATTTTAGTCTTTATGACGGTGTAGGCTCTTATGAGGTGCTTATACATCGTATAATATGGTCTGTATTTTTTATGGCTATATATCTTGGATTTAGTGGAGGTTTTGCTCAAGTTTTATGCCTTTTAAAGCAAAAACGCACACGCAACGCTCTTTTTTTAAGTGGAATTTTAGTTAGTTTTAACTGGTGGATATATGTTTATGCTGTTGGTAGTGGACAAATTTTAGAGGCTAGTCTGGGCTATTTTATAAACCCTTTAATGAATATGCTACTTGGTGCGATCGTGCTTAAAGAGCGACTAAATACGGCTTGTAAATTTGGCATAAGTATAGTTTTTTGTGCTGTAGCTTTTCAGATTTATCTGCTTGGCTCTTTGCCTGTTATTGCGATATTTTTACCGCTTTCATTTGCACTTTATGCTCTTGTTAGAAAGCAAATAAGAGTGCAAGCTATGCACGGACTTTTTATAGAAACATTGCTTGTTTTACCCTTTTCTTTGATCTATTTTGTATATATTTTTATGAGCAAAGAGAGCCATTTTGGAGTAAATTTCAATGGCTTTTTAATGGTATTTTCAGGAATTTTGACTATATTTCCGTTAGTTGCTTTTAACGCCGCAGCAACAAGGATAAGTCTAACTTCGCTTGGCTTTATGCAGTATCTTAGCCCTGCTCTTGCCGCCTTGGTGGCAGTCTTTGTTTTTAATGAGGATATGAGTACTGGCAGGGCTGTTTCATTTGCACTTATATGGGTGGCAATAGGCGTTGTTAGCTTTGATGTGATACTAAAAACTAGGAGAAAAAATGGATAG
- a CDS encoding class II 3-deoxy-7-phosphoheptulonate synthase — MEWSRQSWRKLNILQQPKYLDQNELQEVEKRLQSFPPLVFAGEARNLKSELASVCEGKAFLLQGGDCAESFMNFNANNIRDMFKVILQMAIVLTYAGSCPIVKVGRMAGQFAKPRSSDEEVLNGVSLPSYRGDIINGFEFDELARVPDPKRMELAYHQAAATMNLLRAFSQGGLADLHQVHKWNLGFVRRAEINEKFATLAENLTQTLDFMQACGLNSKNTPTLSQTTFYTSHEALLLPYEEALTRQDSLSGEWYDCSAHMLWIGERTRGIDDAHVHFLSGVKNPLGVKIGPNGTSDDIKKLSQKLNPQNEAGRLNVIIRMGADKIGEKLPKILRECKAEGLKILFSIDPMHGNTTKSSTNYKTREFDKITSEVRSFFEICASEGVHAGGVHLEMTGQDVTECTGGSFNVTDETLKNRYETQCDPRLNADQAIELAFLIAEFLKKLKQKG; from the coding sequence ATGGAGTGGAGTAGGCAGAGTTGGCGAAAGTTAAATATACTTCAGCAGCCAAAATACTTAGATCAAAATGAATTACAAGAAGTCGAAAAAAGACTTCAAAGCTTCCCACCACTAGTCTTTGCTGGCGAAGCTAGAAATTTAAAGTCTGAGCTTGCTAGTGTATGTGAGGGAAAGGCATTTTTGCTTCAAGGTGGCGATTGTGCTGAAAGTTTTATGAATTTTAATGCAAATAACATCCGAGATATGTTTAAAGTTATCCTTCAAATGGCTATAGTTCTTACATACGCAGGTAGTTGTCCGATAGTTAAAGTCGGTCGTATGGCTGGACAGTTTGCAAAACCAAGAAGCTCAGATGAAGAGGTCTTAAATGGAGTTAGTCTGCCAAGTTATCGTGGCGATATTATAAACGGCTTTGAATTTGACGAGCTTGCGCGTGTACCAGATCCAAAGCGAATGGAACTAGCCTATCATCAAGCAGCAGCCACCATGAACCTACTTAGAGCGTTCTCTCAGGGTGGTTTGGCTGACTTACATCAAGTCCATAAGTGGAATTTAGGCTTTGTAAGGCGTGCGGAAATCAACGAAAAATTTGCCACTTTGGCTGAAAATTTAACACAAACACTAGACTTCATGCAAGCATGTGGACTAAACTCAAAAAACACACCAACCCTTAGCCAAACAACATTTTATACATCACACGAAGCATTATTGCTACCTTATGAAGAGGCGCTTACAAGGCAAGATAGCCTAAGCGGTGAGTGGTATGACTGCTCAGCTCATATGTTGTGGATAGGAGAGAGAACTCGTGGCATAGATGACGCTCATGTACACTTTTTAAGTGGCGTGAAAAATCCACTTGGCGTAAAGATAGGACCAAACGGAACTAGCGATGACATAAAAAAACTAAGCCAAAAGCTAAATCCACAAAACGAAGCTGGAAGACTTAATGTCATTATAAGAATGGGTGCAGACAAGATAGGCGAAAAGTTGCCTAAAATTTTAAGAGAGTGCAAGGCTGAAGGACTAAAGATACTATTTAGCATAGATCCTATGCACGGAAATACTACAAAAAGCTCGACAAATTACAAAACTCGCGAATTTGACAAGATAACAAGTGAAGTTCGTAGCTTTTTTGAAATTTGTGCCTCTGAAGGCGTACATGCTGGCGGCGTACATCTTGAGATGACGGGACAAGATGTTACCGAATGCACAGGCGGATCGTTTAATGTTACCGACGAAACACTTAAAAATAGATATGAAACGCAGTGCGATCCACGACTAAATGCCGATCAGGCTATTGAGCTTGCGTTTTTGATAGCAGAATTTCTTAAAAAACTCAAACAAAAGGGGTAG
- a CDS encoding YceI family protein: MKKLTQISLSLILAATLANAAPYTIDKVHTDVSFKVTHLSISKVRGNFGSFDATIDFDKASNEVKAFDATIDAKSINTQNAKRDDHLRSADFFEADKFEKLSFKMTKYVKESDNEGKIHGDLMIRGITKPVVFDFELGGFHKTDKGEKIGFSLETDINRKDFGVGKDSSNLTISDKVSIQIEAEADSK, translated from the coding sequence ATGAAAAAACTTACGCAAATTTCACTTTCTTTAATACTGGCAGCCACTTTGGCAAATGCCGCCCCTTATACTATCGACAAAGTTCATACTGATGTTTCATTTAAGGTTACTCATCTTAGCATATCAAAAGTTCGCGGAAATTTTGGCTCATTTGATGCTACTATCGACTTTGATAAAGCAAGCAACGAAGTAAAGGCATTTGATGCCACAATAGATGCAAAGTCTATAAATACCCAAAACGCAAAACGTGATGATCATCTAAGAAGTGCTGACTTTTTTGAGGCTGATAAATTTGAAAAACTTAGCTTTAAAATGACAAAATATGTCAAAGAAAGCGATAATGAAGGCAAAATTCACGGCGATCTTATGATAAGAGGCATTACAAAACCAGTTGTTTTTGACTTTGAGCTGGGCGGTTTTCACAAAACAGATAAGGGCGAAAAGATAGGCTTTAGCCTAGAGACAGATATAAATAGAAAAGACTTTGGCGTTGGCAAAGATAGCTCAAACTTAACTATATCTGACAAGGTTAGCATACAAATCGAAGCTGAAGCAGACTCAAAATAA
- a CDS encoding thiol:disulfide interchange protein DsbA/DsbL gives MKNIIKKTTKILTATTLFAALNLGAYTEGVDYIKLEKPLNVAQDSVVKIFSYACQYCYKFDKSVTPKVAAQLEEGKFFPFHLSSKGSFGETASYVFIVTLLKDEEAGVDIFSDKSKFKKAKMAIYKATHDKGERFQTSDGKSDKAAFLKFALDAAGMSLEEYENALKNPLVKERFELWQESYEVAKLQGVPTFVVGGKYAIDSAKIKSISDLNKLIKELQSK, from the coding sequence ATGAAAAATATCATCAAAAAAACGACAAAAATTCTAACCGCTACAACTCTTTTTGCAGCTCTAAATCTAGGAGCTTATACCGAGGGAGTTGATTATATAAAACTTGAAAAACCACTAAATGTTGCGCAAGATTCGGTAGTTAAAATTTTTAGTTACGCTTGCCAGTATTGCTATAAATTTGATAAAAGCGTCACGCCAAAGGTTGCAGCTCAGCTTGAAGAGGGTAAATTTTTTCCATTTCATCTAAGTAGCAAAGGCTCATTTGGCGAAACTGCAAGCTATGTTTTCATCGTCACACTCTTAAAAGACGAAGAGGCTGGAGTGGATATTTTTAGCGATAAGTCAAAATTTAAAAAGGCAAAAATGGCTATTTATAAAGCTACTCACGACAAGGGCGAGAGATTTCAAACAAGTGATGGCAAAAGCGACAAAGCAGCATTTTTAAAATTTGCGCTTGATGCGGCTGGCATGAGCCTTGAAGAGTATGAAAATGCGCTTAAAAATCCACTCGTAAAAGAGCGTTTTGAGCTTTGGCAAGAAAGCTATGAAGTAGCAAAATTACAAGGTGTACCGACATTTGTAGTGGGTGGTAAATACGCCATAGACTCAGCTAAGATCAAGTCTATTAGCGACCTAAACAAACTTATTAAAGAGCTTCAAAGTAAATAA
- a CDS encoding cytochrome ubiquinol oxidase subunit I produces the protein MAELGSVDWSRAQFALTALYHFLFVPLTLGLSFIIAIMESIYVKTGNQQWRDITKFWLKLFGINFAIGVATGIIMEFEFGTNWANYSWFVGDIFGAPLAIEGLLAFFLESTFFAIMFFGWDKVSKKFHLISTWLVAIGSNLSALWILIANGWMQYPIGMKFNPDTARMEMQNFFEVALSPVGIIKFLHTVTSGYVISALFVIGISAWFILKGRHFIMAKKSIIVAASFGLITSVFLLFSGDESAYQVTRTQPMKLAAMEGLYEGDTRQGLVAMGILDPTKVPGDGKDPFLVDIELPYLLSLLGKRDINGFIAGIDDLVYGNEKHGIESVASKMEKGKLAVDALKQYKEAKKAGDSEKVAQYGEILEQNMKFLGYGYLEKPEDAIPPVALTFYSFHVMVALGSYFIALFFIVIYLCMANNIENFRKLLWLCVFTIPLGYIAAEAGWIVAEVGRQPWAIQDLMTVGVGATNLADTNVKISFTLFAVLFTTLLIAEVKIMLKQIKIGFEEHA, from the coding sequence ATGGCTGAATTAGGTTCAGTAGATTGGTCTAGAGCGCAGTTTGCATTAACCGCACTCTATCACTTTTTGTTTGTTCCGCTTACGCTGGGACTAAGTTTTATCATAGCTATAATGGAAAGTATATATGTCAAAACTGGCAACCAACAGTGGCGAGATATTACAAAATTTTGGTTAAAGCTATTTGGTATCAACTTTGCTATCGGTGTTGCAACTGGTATCATCATGGAGTTTGAGTTTGGAACAAACTGGGCAAATTATAGCTGGTTTGTGGGTGATATATTTGGTGCGCCGCTAGCCATAGAGGGTCTTCTTGCTTTCTTTTTGGAGAGTACATTTTTTGCTATTATGTTTTTTGGCTGGGATAAAGTTAGCAAGAAATTTCACCTTATCTCAACTTGGCTTGTTGCCATAGGCTCAAATCTTTCAGCGCTTTGGATACTTATAGCAAACGGCTGGATGCAATATCCAATAGGCATGAAATTTAACCCAGATACTGCTCGTATGGAGATGCAAAACTTTTTTGAGGTTGCTCTAAGTCCAGTAGGTATAATCAAATTTCTTCATACTGTTACAAGTGGTTATGTTATCTCTGCACTATTTGTTATAGGAATTTCAGCCTGGTTTATACTAAAAGGCAGACACTTTATAATGGCTAAAAAGTCAATCATAGTCGCAGCTAGTTTTGGTCTTATAACTTCTGTATTTTTACTATTTAGTGGTGATGAGAGTGCATATCAAGTAACTAGGACTCAACCTATGAAGCTTGCTGCGATGGAGGGACTTTATGAGGGCGACACAAGACAGGGTCTTGTAGCAATGGGTATCCTTGATCCAACAAAGGTTCCAGGCGATGGAAAAGATCCTTTTTTGGTTGATATAGAGCTTCCTTACTTGCTTTCGCTTCTTGGAAAGAGAGATATAAATGGCTTTATAGCGGGCATAGATGATCTTGTTTATGGAAATGAAAAGCATGGCATTGAGAGTGTAGCAAGCAAGATGGAAAAAGGAAAGCTTGCTGTTGACGCACTCAAGCAGTATAAAGAGGCTAAAAAGGCTGGCGATAGTGAAAAAGTTGCACAATATGGAGAGATACTAGAGCAAAATATGAAATTTTTAGGGTATGGCTATCTTGAAAAACCAGAAGATGCTATACCTCCAGTGGCGCTCACTTTTTATAGCTTTCATGTTATGGTAGCACTTGGTAGCTATTTTATAGCTCTATTTTTTATTGTTATTTATCTATGTATGGCAAACAATATCGAGAATTTTAGAAAGCTACTTTGGCTTTGTGTTTTCACTATACCTTTAGGTTATATAGCTGCAGAAGCTGGATGGATAGTTGCTGAAGTTGGGCGCCAGCCATGGGCGATACAAGACTTAATGACGGTTGGAGTAGGAGCAACAAATCTAGCAGATACAAATGTCAAAATTTCATTTACGCTGTTTGCTGTACTGTTTACGACACTTTTGATTGCTGAGGTTAAGATTATGCTAAAACAGATAAAGATAGGATTTGAAGAACATGCTTAG
- the rarD gene encoding EamA family transporter RarD, with protein sequence MNFNDERTQGYLLTALSFFMWGMFPLFFKLYDKDVGSYEILIHRIIWSVVFLGFFITFRKELGQILEILKDKRSRNTLFLSGLMISANWWIYVVAVSHDQILQASLGQFLMPLISMGLGALVLKEPLSRALKVAISIVFIAVFIQVYALGEFPYIALILGFTFGFYGLIRKRAKIAAVAGIFIEALLLLPLSLAYLFYLQANGQNHFGINATGVLMIFSGVITVVPLVLFNIGTARINLTSVGFMQYIIPTMSIGFGVYFGEELGVAKILSFILIWIAIMIVTVDGLRQKRVKNAKR encoded by the coding sequence GTGAATTTTAATGATGAGCGCACACAAGGGTATTTGCTAACAGCGCTCTCGTTTTTTATGTGGGGTATGTTTCCGCTGTTTTTTAAGCTTTACGATAAAGATGTTGGCTCCTATGAAATTCTCATTCATCGCATTATATGGTCGGTTGTTTTCTTGGGATTTTTTATTACCTTTCGTAAAGAGTTGGGTCAAATTTTAGAAATTTTAAAAGATAAAAGATCTCGCAATACTCTTTTTTTAAGTGGCTTGATGATAAGTGCCAACTGGTGGATATATGTTGTAGCCGTAAGCCATGATCAAATTTTACAGGCAAGTCTTGGGCAGTTTTTGATGCCACTTATTAGCATGGGGCTTGGTGCTTTGGTACTTAAAGAGCCGCTTAGTAGAGCGTTAAAGGTTGCTATATCTATTGTCTTTATAGCGGTTTTTATACAAGTTTACGCACTTGGCGAGTTTCCTTATATTGCGCTGATACTAGGCTTTACATTTGGGTTTTATGGACTTATTAGAAAAAGGGCAAAGATAGCTGCGGTGGCTGGAATTTTCATAGAAGCCCTACTTCTTTTACCGCTATCTCTTGCTTATCTTTTTTATTTACAAGCAAATGGGCAAAATCATTTTGGGATAAATGCAACCGGGGTTTTGATGATATTTTCTGGTGTTATAACGGTTGTTCCTTTGGTGCTTTTTAATATAGGAACCGCACGCATAAATTTAACATCCGTGGGCTTTATGCAATACATCATCCCTACAATGTCTATTGGCTTTGGAGTGTATTTTGGCGAAGAGCTTGGAGTGGCTAAAATTTTATCCTTTATTCTCATTTGGATAGCCATTATGATAGTTACGGTAGACGGATTAAGGCAAAAAAGAGTAAAAAATGCCAAAAGATGA
- the lpxD gene encoding UDP-3-O-(3-hydroxymyristoyl)glucosamine N-acyltransferase → MKISEIAQKTGANFIGEDIEIFALNSLQNANKAQLSYCDSEKNAKFIPTSNAGAILVTKDMVSLVPDGVTAVVCQNPHLAFAILSKDYAKPLFTEPKPASIAQSAKIMPNVYVGSNASIGENTIVMAGAFIGDNVVIGKNCIIHPNVVIYNDCVIGDECHLLANCVIGSDGFGYAHTATGEHIKIYHNGNVVLEDFVEIGACTTIDRGVFESTVISKFTKIDNLVQVGHNCEMGQGCLIVSQTGLAGSTKLGRNVVMGGQSGTGGHLSIGDFAQVAARGGVSKSLEGGKKYAGHPAVELGEHFKTQAKLIRLAKKS, encoded by the coding sequence ATGAAAATAAGTGAAATAGCACAAAAAACAGGGGCAAATTTTATAGGTGAGGATATCGAAATTTTCGCATTAAATTCACTTCAAAATGCAAACAAAGCACAGCTTAGCTACTGTGATAGTGAAAAAAATGCTAAATTTATACCAACCTCAAACGCAGGCGCGATCCTAGTTACAAAAGATATGGTGTCGCTCGTGCCAGATGGGGTTACCGCGGTAGTATGTCAAAATCCACATCTTGCTTTTGCCATACTTAGCAAAGACTACGCAAAACCACTATTTACCGAGCCAAAACCAGCAAGCATAGCACAAAGCGCAAAGATAATGCCAAATGTATATGTCGGTTCAAACGCAAGCATAGGCGAAAACACCATCGTAATGGCGGGAGCCTTTATCGGAGATAATGTCGTTATCGGCAAAAACTGTATCATTCATCCAAATGTAGTCATCTACAACGACTGTGTTATAGGCGATGAGTGTCATCTACTAGCAAACTGCGTCATCGGATCAGACGGCTTTGGTTACGCCCACACGGCTACTGGCGAGCATATAAAAATTTATCATAACGGAAATGTTGTTTTAGAGGATTTTGTCGAAATTGGCGCATGCACAACGATAGATCGTGGTGTTTTTGAAAGCACGGTAATATCAAAATTTACAAAGATAGACAACCTAGTTCAAGTAGGGCACAACTGCGAAATGGGTCAAGGATGCCTTATAGTATCGCAGACAGGACTGGCAGGTTCAACAAAGCTCGGACGAAATGTCGTAATGGGCGGTCAAAGTGGCACAGGAGGACATCTAAGCATTGGCGATTTTGCTCAAGTTGCTGCTCGTGGAGGCGTTAGTAAGAGCCTTGAGGGTGGGAAAAAATACGCAGGTCACCCAGCAGTAGAGCTTGGTGAGCATTTTAAAACTCAGGCAAAACTTATAAGACTAGCCAAAAAATCATAA
- a CDS encoding DUF4492 domain-containing protein produces the protein MIKNVINLYVDGFKNMKVGKRLWLIIAIKLLIMFGVLKVFFFNETLNTKFETNEQKSEFVIENMTKK, from the coding sequence ATGATTAAAAATGTCATAAATCTTTATGTTGACGGTTTTAAAAATATGAAAGTTGGAAAACGACTTTGGCTTATAATAGCTATAAAGTTACTTATAATGTTTGGTGTTTTAAAGGTATTTTTCTTTAATGAAACTTTAAACACAAAATTTGAAACAAATGAACAAAAGAGTGAGTTTGTGATAGAAAATATGACAAAAAAGTAA